The bacterium genomic interval GCAAGACGAGGGGGCGGGCCCGGTGCTGACGGCGTGGCGGGAGCTTTCGGAGACGATCGGCCGAGTGGTGCGAGTGCACGGCGCCACGCGCGAATTCGAGGGGCTGGCGACCGACGTCGACGCGGATGGGGCCCTGCTGGTGCGACTGCCCGACGGCCGCGTCGAGCGGGTCGTGGCGGGCGAGGTCACCGTGAGGGGGCGCGGATGAGGCCGGATCACACGACGGGAGGGGAAGCGCGCGGCGGCGCGTGGTCCACGCGCGACGTCGTTCTCGGGGGGGTGTTTGCGGCACTGACGGCCGTGGGCGCGCAGGTCGAAACGCCGCTGCCGTTCTCGCCGGTCCCGGTCGTGCTCAGCAACTTCTTCGCGGTGCTCGCGGGCTTGACGCTCGGGGCGCGACTCGGCGCGATGAGCCAGGTCGCCTACGCGCTCGCCGGCGTGGCGGGCCTGCCCGTCTTCGCAGGGCTGCGCGGAGGGGGTGCAGTGCTCGCAGGGCCGACGGGCGGATATCTCGTGGGATTCGTGCTGGCGGCCGCGGTCGCGGGGGCGCTGAGAGGCCCGCTCCCGATCGGGTCACGGCGCGCGGCCTGGGCGGCGGCGGCCGCCGCCGCGGTGATCTACGTGCCCGGCGTTCCCTGGCTCGCTGCGACGACGGGGATGAGCGCGCATCGGGCGTTCTTTGTCGGGGTGCTCCCGTTTCTCCCCGGCGACGCGTTGAAGACGGTGGCGGCTGCGATCGTCGCGCCGTCGCTGGCGCGCGTCGCCGCGACCCGAACCGGCCGGTTGGCGTTGTGACCGCGGGTGAGCGCGGCGCACCGCGTCGCGGGATCACAGACGTCGCCGGGATCGCCGTGGGGCACGCCACGGACCTTGTCCACCTCACGGGGTGCACCGTGGTGCTGTGCGAGGGCGGCGCCGTGTGCGGCGGCGCGGCGCTCGGGGGCGCGCCCGGGACCCGCGAGACCGATCTGCTCCGTTCGGAGAACCGCGTCGATCGGATGCACGCGGCACTGCTCTCGGGCGGCAGCGCGTTCGGACTGGCCGCCGCCGACGGGGTGATGCGATACCTGGAACGCCGCGGCGTCGGGTACGAGACGCCTGTCGCCCGCGTCCCCATCGTGCCGGCCGCCGTGCTCTTCGATCTCGGGCTCGGGAGCCCAAACGTCCGTCCCGATGTGAACATGGGCGAGGATGCGTGCCGCGCCGCACACGGCGGGGTCGTTGAAGAAGGGTGCATCGGTGCGGGGACGGGCGCGTCGGTCGGCAAATTGCTTGGGGCGGCGGGCGCCATGAAGTCCGGGATCGGGACCTGGAGCGTGCGCGCCGGGGGCGGCATCGTGGTGGGCGCGCTCGTGGCGACGAACGCGTTCGGCGACGTCGTGGACGATCGCACCGGGACGATTGTGGCCGGTGCGCGCGATCCGGCGACGGGGCGCTTCGTGGACACCGCGGCACGCCTGCGGGCGGGCGAGGATCCCGACCGAGGCGGGCGGCGGGGCGGCGACGCGCTGGAGCACACCACGATCGGTGTGGTCGCTACGGACGCCGCGCTGACGAAGGCGCAGGCGGCCAGGCTCGCGATCGCCGCGCACACAGGCCTCGCGCGGGTCGTGCGCCCGTCGCACACGATGGTGGACGGAGACACGTTCTTCGTCATGGGCGCCGGAGACCGCGAGGTGGATCTCCTCGTGCTTGAGGCGGCCGTCGCAGATGTGGTCGCCGCGGCGGTGCTGCGGTCGGTCCGCGCCGCGGTGACGCTCGGCGGGGTGCCCGGGCTCGCGGGGTAGGCGCCGCTTCCACGGGGGGAAGGGGCTTGTCCGGGACGTTCGCTCCTGGTACGCTACCTCTGGCCGATATCCCGAGAGGAATCGGACCGGCGACGATGCCTGCCGTGTCCAGGGCCGCGCGCGATACCGTCCGGTACTGCCGGGCAGACTGGAACGGGAGGGATCCCCGATGCTTCTCGCCGTCGACGTTGGGAACACCTTGATCAAGCTCGCATTGTTTCGTGACGACGTGCGGATCGCCCACTGGTACACGGCGACCGATCGGGAGCGCACGGCCGACGAGTACGCGATGCTGTGGCGGCAGTTCCTCGAGTTCCGCGGGCACGGGTTCGCCGACGTGTCGGGCGTGGTCGTCGCCTGCGTCGTGCCCTCGCTCGCCGAGACGCTCCGCCAGTTGTGTCGCGAGTACCTCCACCGCTCGCCCCTTGAGGTGGGGCCGGGGATTCGCACGGGGATGCGGATCCTGTACGAGAACCCCCGCGAGGTCGGCGCAGACCGCATCGCGAACGCGATCGCCGCGTACGCGAGATTCGGCGGCCCCGTCATCATCGTGGCGTTGGGGACCGCGACGGTATTTACGGTCGTGTCGAACGAGGGCGACTTCGTCGGCGGCGCGATCGCGCCCGGGGTCGGGATCTCCGTGGAGGCACTGGTGCGGCACGCCGCGCAGCTCCGC includes:
- a CDS encoding type III pantothenate kinase, coding for MLLAVDVGNTLIKLALFRDDVRIAHWYTATDRERTADEYAMLWRQFLEFRGHGFADVSGVVVACVVPSLAETLRQLCREYLHRSPLEVGPGIRTGMRILYENPREVGADRIANAIAAYARFGGPVIIVALGTATVFTVVSNEGDFVGGAIAPGVGISVEALVRHAAQLRKVELVRPPQVIARNTVTAMQAGVLYGVVGQIEGIVARMQQELGTRATVVATGGFAELIGAECRCVDHVDPLLALEGLRLLYERNSGEERRGSESKDTVR
- a CDS encoding P1 family peptidase, which translates into the protein MTAGERGAPRRGITDVAGIAVGHATDLVHLTGCTVVLCEGGAVCGGAALGGAPGTRETDLLRSENRVDRMHAALLSGGSAFGLAAADGVMRYLERRGVGYETPVARVPIVPAAVLFDLGLGSPNVRPDVNMGEDACRAAHGGVVEEGCIGAGTGASVGKLLGAAGAMKSGIGTWSVRAGGGIVVGALVATNAFGDVVDDRTGTIVAGARDPATGRFVDTAARLRAGEDPDRGGRRGGDALEHTTIGVVATDAALTKAQAARLAIAAHTGLARVVRPSHTMVDGDTFFVMGAGDREVDLLVLEAAVADVVAAAVLRSVRAAVTLGGVPGLAG
- a CDS encoding biotin transporter BioY translates to MRPDHTTGGEARGGAWSTRDVVLGGVFAALTAVGAQVETPLPFSPVPVVLSNFFAVLAGLTLGARLGAMSQVAYALAGVAGLPVFAGLRGGGAVLAGPTGGYLVGFVLAAAVAGALRGPLPIGSRRAAWAAAAAAAVIYVPGVPWLAATTGMSAHRAFFVGVLPFLPGDALKTVAAAIVAPSLARVAATRTGRLAL